One Sporomusaceae bacterium DNA segment encodes these proteins:
- a CDS encoding DEAD/DEAH box helicase has product MADKFQDLLESLGCQLLLKEEFPARPASYRNVPEALDDRVKAFVRKQFPSSLYSHQVEAIEAVLAGQHVGITTSTASGKSAAFVLPILDTLMQTKNTRALYISPVKALGNDQRRKFEQWKLSAVVARYDGDVSPAEREEAIKRKRLLIATPDVLHATLLRRNKEQYYNGFFGGLTHIVLDECHIYSGAFGSHVAMVIRRLRQICRNHGSKPCFFLASATVGNAAAHFEDLTGLAGIKVIDDERNGSPVHEKTFWFVKRPEGKLNSIFINELLGRLLELDQKFIVFCDTRREVESIISESWSRDPKTQDKVMPYRAGYEAGDRAIIEKALSTGDLKGVISTSALEMGIDIPDLDICVMVGMPSSKTSMVQRMGRAGRSRPGTILLVAGDGPNDNYFCRYPDKVLSRPLEDLTINTGNRVIMLSHFACARAEATSFQSPRLDTDIFNQDFLQLASQVNEFECTEDILYDQYPHYQVSIRAIDDPSFEIKEDMNHGSDNPSIGTINYSQILREAYPRAIYGHRGRKYRVERVSHAAKEVLVRPQTFTKVQTIPRKELLVRERATRYEISRLWPGMSVHYGSLGIVEKVSGYVEKGVRGKQEVTYEQPLMRYFPTSGLVIHLDGLANISHGAVMGVCAALEVCYPIFARCAHEDIGVYGWSKEGNSAKIYLYDNVAGGLGITRQAADNFRELIAMVHDHVADCSCQSSEESPHGCIYCVLGNPWLNYPKQNTRHDSIRLLNELTVTTAKDELLHAKPPEVSVSKAKNGKTFGLKMIAAGSSVYTASRAEGEVVDSKPIQNKMFCDRQYTVRIGDQVKQLLGQSLALIHGRLELWCINCGAEYIGLTEKQCPQCGVQLL; this is encoded by the coding sequence ATGGCTGATAAATTTCAGGACTTGCTAGAGAGTTTGGGGTGCCAACTATTACTTAAAGAAGAGTTTCCCGCTCGGCCGGCTTCTTACCGCAACGTGCCCGAGGCCTTAGATGATCGCGTGAAGGCTTTTGTAAGAAAACAATTTCCGTCAAGCCTGTACAGTCATCAGGTAGAAGCCATCGAAGCGGTGCTGGCCGGACAGCATGTGGGGATTACAACCTCTACAGCGTCCGGGAAATCGGCTGCATTTGTGCTGCCTATTCTAGATACCTTGATGCAAACGAAAAACACCAGGGCCCTCTACATATCCCCGGTCAAAGCCCTGGGTAACGACCAGCGGCGAAAATTCGAGCAGTGGAAGCTATCAGCGGTTGTAGCGAGATACGACGGTGACGTTAGTCCAGCGGAACGCGAAGAAGCTATCAAACGGAAGCGGCTGCTTATCGCCACGCCCGATGTCCTTCACGCCACATTGCTTCGCCGCAACAAGGAACAATACTACAATGGTTTCTTTGGCGGACTCACCCATATCGTGCTCGACGAATGCCACATCTACTCCGGAGCCTTCGGCAGCCATGTCGCCATGGTTATTCGCCGACTTCGGCAAATATGCCGCAACCATGGCTCAAAACCGTGCTTTTTCCTAGCAAGCGCCACGGTTGGCAATGCCGCCGCGCATTTCGAAGACCTGACCGGGCTCGCAGGAATTAAGGTAATCGACGATGAACGAAACGGCAGTCCTGTACATGAAAAGACTTTTTGGTTTGTAAAACGTCCTGAAGGGAAGTTAAACAGTATTTTTATCAACGAGCTCCTCGGGAGGCTCTTAGAACTAGATCAGAAATTTATCGTGTTCTGCGATACTAGGCGTGAGGTAGAGAGTATCATAAGTGAATCTTGGAGCCGGGACCCGAAAACGCAGGACAAGGTTATGCCATACCGGGCCGGCTACGAGGCTGGGGATAGGGCAATTATTGAAAAGGCTCTTTCTACGGGCGACCTGAAGGGAGTCATTTCGACCTCAGCGTTAGAGATGGGCATAGACATTCCCGACCTGGATATCTGCGTCATGGTGGGCATGCCAAGTAGTAAGACGTCCATGGTACAAAGAATGGGACGCGCCGGGAGAAGCAGACCGGGAACTATTCTGCTGGTCGCCGGTGATGGCCCTAATGACAATTATTTTTGCCGCTATCCTGATAAGGTTCTGTCGCGTCCGTTAGAAGATCTCACAATAAATACCGGGAATCGGGTTATCATGCTCAGTCACTTTGCCTGTGCTCGCGCCGAAGCGACTTCTTTCCAATCGCCACGATTGGACACCGATATATTCAATCAGGACTTTCTGCAGTTAGCAAGCCAGGTTAACGAGTTTGAATGCACTGAAGATATTCTCTATGACCAATATCCCCACTATCAGGTTTCGATTCGCGCCATTGACGACCCGTCCTTTGAAATAAAGGAAGATATGAACCATGGAAGCGACAATCCGTCGATCGGCACCATCAACTACTCGCAAATCTTGCGAGAAGCCTATCCCCGCGCAATTTATGGGCATAGAGGCCGAAAATACCGCGTCGAAAGGGTATCACACGCGGCAAAAGAAGTTTTGGTTAGACCCCAAACTTTTACGAAGGTTCAAACCATACCCCGTAAAGAGCTACTTGTGAGGGAAAGAGCAACTAGGTACGAGATTTCCCGCCTTTGGCCCGGGATGTCGGTGCACTACGGGAGCCTGGGCATTGTCGAAAAGGTGTCCGGATATGTGGAAAAAGGAGTGCGCGGTAAGCAGGAAGTGACTTATGAGCAGCCGCTTATGCGCTATTTCCCCACTTCTGGACTCGTGATCCACCTGGACGGTTTGGCTAATATTAGTCATGGTGCGGTGATGGGCGTCTGTGCCGCGTTGGAGGTGTGTTATCCCATATTTGCCCGATGTGCCCACGAAGATATCGGAGTTTATGGTTGGAGCAAAGAGGGCAATTCAGCTAAGATTTATCTTTACGATAATGTGGCCGGTGGCCTGGGGATTACCCGGCAGGCGGCTGATAACTTCCGCGAACTAATCGCTATGGTTCATGACCATGTGGCAGATTGTAGCTGTCAGTCTTCCGAGGAGAGTCCGCATGGGTGCATTTATTGTGTTCTCGGTAATCCCTGGCTCAATTATCCAAAGCAGAACACGCGTCATGATTCGATCCGTTTGCTAAACGAGCTGACGGTAACGACAGCGAAAGACGAACTGTTACACGCTAAACCTCCTGAAGTAAGTGTCTCGAAAGCCAAGAACGGAAAGACGTTCGGGCTTAAAATGATTGCTGCCGGTTCCAGCGTTTATACGGCTTCTCGTGCGGAAGGCGAAGTGGTGGACAGTAAACCAATTCAAAACAAGATGTTCTGCGACAGGCAGTATACAGTAAGAATAGGCGATCAGGTGAAGCAGCTGCTAGGGCAATCGCTAGCCCTAATTCACGGAAGATTGGAACTCTGGTGCATAAACTGTGGGGCGGAGTATATAGGGCTCACGGAAAAGCAATGCCCGCAGTGCGGGGTACAGTTGTTGTAA
- a CDS encoding DEAD/DEAH box helicase yields MEYLCRQFDGKVFLHQATAITKALGGENVVISTGTASGKTLCFALPVFHFLMQDPNAKAMFFYPTKALAGDQLQSLSDVAKALGLGKIVYRFDGDVQDAERREALRKGRVFICTPDVLHATILRRNEDAEYHALLANLALIVLDECHVYSGAFGSNMAFVIRRLRQVCKRKGCDPRFLAASATSRDPGKHLEMLVGKPFLVIDESLNGSPHSGRQYLMVKTQSEDDDDSIYQFFSELVNGGKRFIAFCHSRRMAELFYHRLVERFPQLKQKVMPYRSGYEPGDRRLIEEALREGALTGVISTSALELGIDLPGLEYCLHLGLPSTAMSFWQRSGRVGRQQGVQGKVVIVPSGNAIDDYYHNHPERLYDRPLEELVLHLDNRFLLLSHFACARIESGDFENPNLDSDIFGHDFVNLCDKIDEMDVVDDVLISPEPHRILNIRCIDDPTYEIPSGGRLLGTITFSQLLREAYEGAVYRHMGEAYRVQRVRHREQIVEVKPETPSAQTSPVGFIQVKERSGPGSIVFRRTLWQNFLEMAHTSMVAVTNITGYREKIGGGWVAKKYPRPLQRRVYSEGVMIRLHPSFGHVPPDGLNALAHALSTVYAISKPCDSAEIATHSVIRKQDNSAVIYIFDTTSGGLGISTAVYDNFRMLLPMAKELLTTCAHCDPETFDKGCPSCIQVPRWYADNDRLSKNEALIVLERINEIISTQTSKEDISQTYRYRIDGGYTSIQDPADDNEIEVKFGKMLFMPGCQVKLPSGLTGRVNAVDRSTGECRYELALENGRIVPVRDMGLSLINGDVEYICLNCGTELETREPLCPNCGCDLF; encoded by the coding sequence GTGGAATATCTTTGCCGTCAGTTTGACGGTAAAGTTTTCCTGCATCAGGCAACGGCGATAACGAAAGCTCTCGGCGGGGAAAATGTCGTCATCAGTACCGGCACCGCGTCCGGCAAGACCCTGTGTTTTGCCTTGCCGGTCTTTCACTTCTTGATGCAAGATCCGAACGCAAAAGCCATGTTTTTCTACCCAACCAAGGCTTTGGCCGGTGATCAGCTGCAATCACTTTCGGATGTGGCGAAGGCACTGGGGCTTGGAAAAATAGTATACAGATTCGACGGTGACGTTCAGGATGCGGAGCGGCGGGAAGCTCTGAGAAAAGGCAGGGTTTTTATATGTACCCCTGATGTTCTACATGCGACGATTCTTCGCAGAAACGAAGATGCGGAATATCACGCGCTGCTTGCAAATCTTGCTCTGATTGTTCTCGATGAGTGCCATGTTTACTCGGGAGCCTTCGGTAGCAACATGGCTTTTGTCATCCGCCGCTTGCGCCAGGTATGCAAAAGAAAAGGCTGCGATCCCCGTTTCCTTGCCGCCAGCGCCACGTCGCGAGATCCCGGAAAACACCTTGAAATGCTTGTTGGGAAGCCGTTCTTGGTGATTGATGAGTCTTTGAATGGTAGCCCACATTCCGGCCGGCAGTACTTAATGGTAAAAACGCAAAGTGAAGATGACGACGATTCAATTTACCAGTTTTTCTCTGAACTTGTTAATGGTGGAAAGCGTTTTATAGCATTTTGTCATTCGCGTAGGATGGCCGAGCTCTTCTATCATAGGCTTGTTGAGCGTTTCCCCCAGCTTAAACAGAAAGTCATGCCATACCGGTCGGGATATGAGCCGGGTGACAGACGTTTAATCGAAGAGGCGTTACGAGAGGGAGCACTAACGGGCGTAATTTCGACTTCAGCCTTGGAGCTTGGTATTGATTTACCTGGGTTGGAATATTGTCTCCATCTTGGTCTCCCATCGACCGCCATGAGTTTTTGGCAGCGTTCCGGACGGGTCGGGCGCCAACAAGGAGTCCAAGGAAAAGTAGTTATCGTACCGTCTGGAAACGCCATCGACGATTACTACCACAACCACCCGGAAAGGTTGTATGATCGGCCGTTAGAAGAACTAGTTCTCCACCTCGATAACCGATTTCTTTTACTATCGCATTTCGCATGCGCGCGTATAGAAAGTGGTGACTTCGAAAACCCCAATCTTGATAGCGATATTTTTGGACACGACTTCGTAAATCTCTGCGATAAAATTGATGAGATGGATGTCGTTGATGATGTTCTCATATCTCCGGAACCGCACCGTATTCTTAATATCCGCTGTATAGATGACCCAACATACGAAATACCATCTGGTGGGCGATTATTAGGTACGATTACGTTTTCACAACTACTACGGGAAGCTTATGAAGGTGCCGTGTATAGGCATATGGGGGAGGCATACCGTGTACAGCGAGTGCGTCATAGAGAACAAATCGTAGAAGTGAAACCGGAAACTCCGAGTGCCCAAACGTCCCCGGTTGGATTTATTCAGGTAAAGGAACGGTCTGGGCCCGGCTCAATCGTCTTTCGGCGCACACTGTGGCAGAATTTTTTAGAGATGGCACATACATCAATGGTAGCGGTGACTAATATAACAGGCTACCGAGAAAAGATCGGAGGGGGCTGGGTCGCAAAAAAATATCCGCGGCCGCTTCAGCGCCGGGTTTACTCGGAAGGAGTAATGATCAGACTTCACCCCAGCTTCGGACATGTACCCCCTGATGGATTAAATGCTCTTGCGCATGCTTTGTCGACGGTCTATGCCATCTCAAAACCCTGCGACAGTGCTGAAATTGCAACGCACTCAGTTATTCGCAAACAAGATAATTCCGCGGTGATCTACATATTTGACACAACTTCCGGGGGACTAGGTATCTCTACGGCTGTATACGATAATTTTCGTATGCTGCTTCCGATGGCGAAAGAGCTTTTAACCACTTGCGCACATTGTGACCCAGAAACGTTCGACAAGGGGTGTCCTTCATGTATACAGGTTCCCAGGTGGTACGCCGACAACGACCGTTTAAGCAAAAATGAGGCGTTGATAGTTCTGGAGCGAATAAATGAAATCATATCGACGCAAACGAGCAAGGAGGATATATCTCAGACTTACCGGTATAGGATAGACGGCGGATATACTTCAATCCAAGATCCCGCGGACGATAATGAAATTGAGGTCAAGTTCGGTAAGATGCTTTTCATGCCCGGCTGCCAGGTGAAGCTACCTAGTGGATTGACGGGACGGGTAAATGCAGTGGATAGATCAACAGGCGAATGTCGATACGAACTTGCCCTGGAAAACGGGAGAATAGTTCCCGTAAGAGATATGGGTCTAAGTCTTATTAATGGTGACGTAGAATATATCTGCCTGAACTGCGGGACGGAACTTGAAACCCGTGAGCCATTGTGCCCTAATTGCGGCTGTGATCTATTCTAA
- a CDS encoding AAA domain-containing protein, whose amino-acid sequence MDPSNNLVLVRNSNSGKYEDKTIQVQRITREHGRTRVEFAGGKSYTYLSENVKVYGPPKTMSQATHILYVDDYPLNDCDILDFGPYVKEVRRNGSSNIYARERVTVKKSCLENHKEKSVFDYLKALAPYVSPENDEEYAGRNFLLDQYKNITKVDPDSVLAAYLSGDPISETRDDSRISFPFGLNLSQMDAAKQAFAHSMSIIEGPPGTGKTQTILNVIANAVFRGKSVAVVSANNSAISNVQEKLQAAGYGFLTALLGNSENQKSFFERQITEGDYQKLKQDPTVVNNAYKSLDRISRQLEGLLATKNEVAKLRDEIARLQAEQAHFNAAFQSADIPLSRFSYHSRWSSSKMLEFIHYLERVGTEDRQESIATKAWLFLRYGIYRFRFLFANVSDVVTSIYRLYYKNGIGARQVTIAAKEKELMAMNYDALTAEHKEHSNVVFQASLHRRYGSGARKIYSKGSFKQQFKDFISDYPVILSTTYSIRKSIPPNFLFDYLVIDESSQTDIVTGALAMSCCRNIVIVGDGEQLGQIVSSSQKTANETLFSQHDIHASYNYERESILSSVARLYGNGIKRTLLREHYRCHPRIIRFCNEKFYDNQLVVLTDDSEDSPLYLFRTAPGNHAREVNTSREKGHYNLRQIEIIRDEILGGGRYGDGSEVGIISPYRLHANETQRIISKIYPGIEADTVHKFQGREKQTIIYSTVLDKCTPHNDKRNLINVAVSRAVRELIVVTGNNLIRTHGTNLGDLIRYIQYNSPEQNVIESQKLSVFDLLYTEHSDRLRKIWKIGTVVSEFPSENIMYAVINELLDKAEFASFKCVIHIPLSRIVKDFSTLSPEEAAFAQNPWSHVDFLLFNKLDKEPVLAVEVDGFSCHRNKEDQQRRDRLKNSILEKINLPLLRFPTEGSGEIEKLTQSLTALKKEKIKNTLQGIIAES is encoded by the coding sequence ATGGATCCGTCGAACAACCTGGTGCTAGTACGAAATTCCAACTCGGGGAAGTATGAGGACAAGACGATACAGGTACAGAGAATCACGCGGGAGCATGGGCGTACCCGGGTTGAGTTCGCAGGCGGGAAGTCGTATACTTACCTTTCCGAGAATGTCAAGGTGTACGGTCCGCCCAAGACGATGAGCCAGGCTACCCATATCCTGTATGTTGACGACTATCCGCTGAACGACTGTGACATATTGGATTTCGGCCCGTACGTCAAGGAAGTCCGGCGGAACGGTTCCAGCAATATTTATGCAAGAGAGCGTGTAACTGTAAAAAAATCCTGTCTGGAAAATCATAAAGAAAAATCGGTCTTTGATTATTTAAAGGCTCTGGCTCCCTATGTCTCACCGGAAAACGACGAGGAATACGCGGGGCGCAATTTCCTGCTTGATCAGTACAAAAATATTACGAAGGTAGATCCGGATAGTGTTTTGGCTGCATACCTGTCCGGCGATCCGATTTCGGAAACCCGGGATGATTCGCGGATCTCGTTTCCGTTTGGCCTGAACCTGAGCCAGATGGACGCCGCAAAACAGGCTTTCGCACATTCGATGAGCATCATCGAGGGCCCGCCAGGGACAGGGAAAACCCAGACTATATTGAATGTCATTGCCAATGCCGTCTTCCGTGGAAAGTCTGTCGCCGTAGTCTCCGCAAACAATTCAGCCATATCAAATGTGCAAGAAAAGCTTCAGGCCGCGGGATATGGATTTCTGACCGCGCTTTTGGGGAATTCCGAGAATCAAAAAAGCTTTTTCGAAAGGCAGATCACGGAAGGTGACTATCAGAAGCTGAAGCAAGATCCAACTGTTGTAAATAATGCGTACAAATCGCTTGACAGGATCAGCAGGCAGCTGGAAGGACTGCTGGCCACGAAAAACGAAGTGGCGAAACTTCGGGACGAGATCGCGAGGTTACAGGCGGAGCAGGCTCATTTCAACGCAGCTTTTCAGAGTGCCGATATACCCCTGTCGCGGTTTTCCTATCACTCGCGATGGTCCAGCAGCAAAATGCTGGAGTTTATTCATTACCTGGAAAGGGTCGGCACTGAGGACCGCCAGGAGTCCATAGCAACGAAAGCATGGCTATTTCTCCGGTATGGGATTTACCGATTCCGTTTTTTGTTCGCCAATGTGAGCGATGTGGTAACGTCGATTTACAGGCTGTATTATAAAAACGGCATCGGAGCTAGACAAGTCACCATAGCCGCCAAGGAAAAAGAACTGATGGCGATGAATTACGACGCGCTGACGGCTGAACACAAAGAGCATTCCAATGTGGTTTTTCAAGCCTCGCTTCATCGGAGGTACGGAAGCGGAGCAAGGAAGATTTATTCGAAGGGATCATTCAAGCAGCAGTTCAAGGATTTTATTAGCGATTACCCGGTCATATTGAGTACGACGTACTCGATAAGAAAAAGCATTCCGCCCAACTTCCTGTTTGATTATCTGGTCATCGACGAATCGTCACAGACAGATATCGTCACCGGCGCACTCGCTATGTCGTGCTGCAGAAATATCGTCATCGTCGGTGACGGGGAACAATTGGGGCAAATTGTATCAAGCAGCCAGAAAACTGCAAATGAGACTTTGTTCTCGCAGCATGATATCCATGCATCGTACAATTATGAAAGGGAAAGCATCCTGTCGTCTGTAGCCAGGCTGTACGGCAACGGAATAAAACGAACGTTGCTGCGGGAGCATTATCGGTGCCATCCGAGAATCATCCGGTTCTGCAATGAAAAATTCTACGATAACCAGCTTGTTGTACTGACGGACGACAGCGAGGACAGTCCGCTATATCTGTTCAGAACGGCTCCCGGCAACCACGCCCGCGAGGTAAACACCAGCAGAGAGAAAGGCCACTATAATCTACGGCAAATCGAGATTATCAGGGACGAGATTCTCGGGGGCGGAAGGTATGGCGACGGGAGCGAGGTCGGCATCATATCGCCTTACCGACTGCATGCCAACGAAACCCAGAGAATAATAAGCAAGATTTACCCCGGGATAGAAGCTGACACGGTACACAAGTTTCAGGGACGAGAGAAGCAGACAATCATTTATTCCACGGTGCTGGATAAGTGCACGCCGCACAACGACAAGCGGAATCTGATAAACGTCGCTGTGTCTCGGGCGGTCAGGGAACTTATCGTCGTAACCGGAAACAATCTCATCCGGACCCACGGGACAAACCTAGGGGACCTTATCCGGTATATCCAATACAACTCGCCGGAACAGAATGTTATCGAAAGCCAAAAACTCTCGGTGTTCGACCTATTATACACCGAACACTCCGACAGGCTACGCAAGATATGGAAAATCGGCACGGTAGTATCGGAATTTCCGTCGGAGAATATTATGTACGCGGTAATCAATGAACTGCTGGATAAGGCGGAGTTTGCTTCATTCAAATGTGTCATCCATATACCGCTGAGCCGGATTGTAAAGGATTTTTCCACACTTAGTCCCGAAGAAGCGGCTTTTGCCCAGAATCCATGGAGCCATGTGGACTTTCTCCTATTTAACAAGCTCGATAAAGAACCGGTATTGGCGGTGGAGGTGGACGGGTTCTCCTGCCATCGCAACAAGGAAGACCAGCAACGTCGCGACAGGCTAAAAAACAGCATTCTGGAGAAAATAAACCTTCCGCTTTTGCGATTTCCCACTGAAGGCAGCGGCGAAATCGAGAAACTGACCCAATCTCTCACTGCCTTGAAAAAAGAGAAGATCAAAAACACTTTACAGGGCATTATCGCCGAATCATAG
- a CDS encoding helix-turn-helix domain-containing protein codes for MVEAETAANAKEIIMGEDPNALIGVIAPIGIVEIDHQSNFMNAMAELAEAANNFSLAVNKLLQTWTTMGDVPNELSKLLEQFRGWYNEQGKPKEQLSDKLGVQWDQLPLTLNVKEVAAVMRISTSQVYQFCKGSMYDFPYFQVGSRYLVPRDKLKEWMEKSYKVEKDDEVRPLPKRRR; via the coding sequence GTGGTTGAAGCGGAAACGGCAGCTAATGCCAAGGAGATTATCATGGGGGAAGATCCCAACGCATTAATAGGAGTCATCGCCCCGATAGGAATAGTAGAAATTGATCACCAAAGCAACTTTATGAACGCGATGGCAGAACTCGCGGAAGCAGCAAACAACTTCTCTTTGGCGGTCAACAAGCTGCTACAAACCTGGACAACCATGGGTGACGTGCCCAATGAGCTGAGCAAACTTTTAGAGCAATTCCGGGGCTGGTATAACGAGCAAGGAAAACCGAAGGAGCAGCTTTCAGACAAGTTGGGGGTTCAATGGGATCAGTTGCCGCTCACGCTGAACGTCAAAGAGGTTGCGGCTGTCATGCGGATAAGCACATCCCAGGTTTATCAGTTTTGCAAAGGTTCCATGTACGACTTTCCCTACTTTCAGGTCGGATCTCGCTATTTGGTTCCTCGGGATAAGCTAAAGGAGTGGATGGAGAAATCATACAAGGTCGAAAAAGATGACGAAGTCCGACCATTGCCCAAGCGTCGCCGGTGA
- a CDS encoding AAA family ATPase, with translation MLIKSIRLQNILSFGVGLEAIPLRPLNVIIGANGSGKSNLIEVISILQSAPTALASGIRKGGGVRDWLWKGVDGTPNALIDIVTPSAPGGSGKDMRYELTFTSVNQRFELVDERIENAKAYSGEVEPYFFYHYRNNRPMLNVKSGNRALRHEDVDPEESVLSQRKDPDQYPELTWLGKQFNQIRIYREWSFGRRAQLRQPQEADAPNDFLAEDCSNLGLVLNSLRREPKVKRRVVELLSEFYEGVDDFEVLIEGGTVQVFLQEGDYVIPATRLSDGTIRYLCLIAILSHPKPPPLICIEEPELGIHRDVIPVIAQLMKDASKTTQLIVTTHSEALVDALSDTPESVLVCEKHRGCSYFQRLEEEKLKDWLQKYSLGQLWQKGEIGGNRW, from the coding sequence ATGCTGATAAAATCAATTCGCTTGCAAAATATACTTTCTTTTGGGGTAGGCCTCGAAGCAATACCCCTTCGCCCATTGAATGTTATAATAGGCGCCAACGGCTCTGGGAAATCCAACCTCATTGAGGTAATAAGCATACTACAATCAGCCCCGACAGCGTTAGCTTCTGGGATAAGAAAAGGGGGCGGGGTTCGCGATTGGTTGTGGAAAGGCGTTGACGGTACACCTAATGCTTTGATAGACATTGTTACACCATCGGCTCCTGGAGGCAGTGGCAAGGATATGCGTTACGAGCTTACGTTTACGTCCGTCAACCAACGATTTGAGTTGGTCGACGAACGTATCGAGAACGCGAAAGCCTATTCGGGCGAAGTTGAGCCTTATTTCTTCTATCATTATCGAAATAATAGGCCTATGTTGAATGTTAAAAGCGGTAATCGAGCATTGAGGCATGAAGATGTCGATCCTGAAGAATCGGTGCTTTCTCAGCGAAAAGACCCCGACCAGTACCCCGAACTTACGTGGCTTGGGAAACAGTTCAACCAAATAAGAATATACAGAGAGTGGTCATTCGGTCGTCGAGCGCAACTCCGTCAGCCTCAAGAGGCTGACGCTCCGAATGACTTTCTCGCCGAAGATTGTTCGAATTTGGGATTGGTACTAAATAGCTTACGCCGTGAACCCAAAGTTAAGAGACGTGTTGTTGAACTCTTATCCGAATTTTACGAAGGCGTCGACGACTTCGAGGTGCTCATAGAAGGAGGAACGGTTCAAGTTTTTCTTCAAGAAGGCGACTATGTCATCCCAGCTACCCGTTTATCCGATGGGACGATACGATATCTTTGCCTAATCGCTATTCTTAGCCATCCTAAACCACCGCCTCTGATTTGCATTGAAGAACCTGAACTCGGTATTCACCGAGATGTGATACCGGTTATTGCACAGCTGATGAAAGACGCCTCGAAAACTACGCAACTAATTGTGACCACACATTCTGAGGCATTAGTTGATGCGCTATCGGATACGCCCGAGTCGGTTCTGGTTTGCGAAAAACACCGAGGTTGCTCGTACTTTCAAAGGCTTGAGGAGGAGAAGCTTAAGGACTGGCTACAGAAGTACTCTCTTGGTCAGTTGTGGCAGAAAGGGGAAATCGGAGGTAATCGGTGGTGA
- a CDS encoding DUF4276 family protein, translating to MNGCRPSRSVKIYVEGGGDTNNLKSECRRAFSKIFESAGLATRMPRIVACGSRGAAYDDFCTALRVMSAGDMVLLLVDSEGPVDVSNNGKPWSHLKARDNWDHPPGATEDHVHLMVQCMENWFLADRQALSDFYGQHFKNHSLPANPNIEQIEKSRVLDGLEKSTRDTQKGEYGKGKHSFKILEKIDVQKIMGASPWAKRFFDELLKP from the coding sequence GTGAATGGGTGTCGTCCGAGCCGTTCTGTAAAGATATATGTCGAGGGGGGCGGTGACACCAACAATTTAAAATCAGAATGTCGGCGAGCATTTTCGAAGATATTTGAAAGTGCGGGACTTGCCACAAGAATGCCGAGAATCGTCGCATGCGGGTCTCGCGGGGCAGCATATGACGATTTTTGCACGGCCTTAAGAGTTATGAGCGCAGGTGATATGGTCCTCTTACTTGTCGATAGTGAGGGCCCGGTCGACGTTTCTAATAACGGAAAGCCATGGAGCCATCTGAAAGCTCGTGACAATTGGGATCATCCACCTGGGGCAACAGAAGACCATGTACACCTTATGGTCCAGTGTATGGAAAACTGGTTCCTTGCTGACCGCCAGGCGCTATCGGATTTTTATGGCCAGCATTTTAAGAATCATTCATTACCTGCAAATCCTAATATAGAGCAGATTGAAAAGAGCCGAGTGTTGGACGGATTGGAAAAATCCACCAGGGACACCCAGAAAGGTGAATATGGTAAGGGGAAGCATTCGTTCAAAATATTAGAGAAAATTGACGTGCAAAAAATCATGGGCGCGTCGCCATGGGCGAAAAGATTTTTTGACGAATTGTTGAAGCCCTAA
- a CDS encoding uracil-DNA glycosylase, whose amino-acid sequence MFETTFANHQELEAALLTCNRCHLRKDAIGPTSYNGAVDSPLAIVGEAPGGVEDEYGVPLVGPSGQLLDKALASVGVTRDRVYVSNILKCRPKGNRTPTVEEGRFCAVNWLDGELAFVKPKVIIALGSVALKYLMGPDSRITRDRGHWFDTKYSIPAIATYHPAYLLRLTGQDLVKGKWEVFYDLKAAAEKCRELAPDYELASPERPDLLALYYERRLARRSRW is encoded by the coding sequence ATGTTTGAAACTACGTTTGCTAACCACCAGGAACTGGAGGCCGCTCTCCTGACCTGTAATCGCTGCCACCTACGCAAGGATGCCATCGGACCAACCTCATACAACGGCGCGGTTGATAGTCCGCTGGCCATTGTCGGCGAAGCTCCGGGCGGCGTTGAGGACGAATATGGCGTGCCGCTCGTCGGCCCTTCAGGTCAACTGCTGGACAAGGCGCTGGCTTCGGTTGGAGTGACCCGTGACCGCGTGTACGTCTCGAATATTTTGAAGTGCCGCCCGAAAGGCAACCGGACGCCGACGGTTGAGGAGGGCCGCTTCTGTGCGGTGAACTGGCTGGACGGTGAGCTTGCGTTCGTGAAGCCCAAAGTAATTATCGCCCTCGGCAGCGTGGCCCTGAAATACCTCATGGGTCCGGACAGCCGCATCACACGCGACCGCGGCCATTGGTTCGACACCAAGTATAGCATACCAGCCATCGCCACCTATCATCCTGCCTATCTCCTGCGGCTGACCGGCCAGGACCTGGTCAAAGGCAAATGGGAGGTCTTCTACGACCTGAAGGCTGCGGCGGAAAAATGCCGCGAACTGGCACCGGATTACGAGCTGGCCTCGCCGGAGAGGCCAGATCTGCTGGCCCTATATTATGAGCGACGGCTGGCGAGGCGAAGCCGCTGGTAG